In a genomic window of Occallatibacter riparius:
- a CDS encoding TonB-dependent receptor, translating to MTKRVFRITLLFLLVLTAVPLHLLAQATASGSVQGTVTDPSAAVVSGAEVTITSVSTDAKRTTTTNATGGYRFDLLPAGKYKLQISSAGFSTVLQNIEILVGQTVTINVGLKPGSTTQTVEVSAESAIIDTAKTSVGVEITPSEVQNLPMVGQDAANLAYLAPGVKQTDSYDPTKNRYAILSVNGDGGRNVNVTVNGVDNKDNTVGGPVMQLPLEAVQEYHISTQRFSAENGRSEGAAINIITKSGSNQFHGSVLGFFRDTNLNTDQKQPNGDGKTTTSSHPDYTRQQFGGSIGGPVKKDRAFLFFAINREREHQNLAEDPSAYAQLVAAAPFFNAGGTKLVDPAAAIPRPFFETRYNGRADLIINPKNSAYLSYSSQANNSNNDQSDGTGDLNNGNFTVNHLQIANFTVNSILNDTTVNTFTSGFQYWNNLIDSHISSPLVTFPNPASFGTNTNVPQQSYQRKWQFKDDFSKVVGKHTFKGGFDYLWNPVEGGFFEFSSTLEIDFSDNPTNINNAYADTFSHPGLVSGMTIANGDPTFQVATKQLGFYGQDDWKVTRHLELSLGLRWDKDFNMIGGSDIKNSRTYKDLKIVNSPISNPYVDSVAHDDNLDFSPRVGFAWDMSGKGNHVLRGGYGMYFGNVFQNIPLFMEQMSNATVFQSVLSLTNSCPVDGTKPCTGDPVPGTTKTLDQWRYGIDPMPTIPPPSTELASRSVGRLMDPHYRNPVTQEFNFGYTWAINPRTAVEAEYVHVLGLHTNKTMNMDQKIPTGTAAGDCCTRPLDPAYEASSIPERVPASVRVDSAIGREHYDGINFSFREQMANRFQVQANYTLAWAYGYGSGGGSFRNYPKLFTAPFASWEWGPSPNDERSHITVSGVVNLPWRFDFAPILQFGTARPFDLTNSSNTLNTGGGTGVGVVVPKATPKDYFAFAGDNAGAQNCFYGLGQQASCTIVPYDPLRGQAFFELDTRLAKSILIKERYNIQLVAQAFNLTNRANYGNNFGNSIGSPDTFNHPVGFIGPSSTIIPRSTWGELGARFSF from the coding sequence ATGACGAAACGGGTATTCCGAATTACCCTGCTGTTCCTTCTGGTCTTGACCGCAGTCCCCCTTCATCTCCTAGCTCAGGCCACCGCCAGCGGTTCCGTTCAGGGAACCGTGACTGACCCATCAGCCGCAGTCGTGAGTGGGGCGGAGGTGACGATCACCAGCGTTTCGACAGACGCCAAACGCACCACTACCACCAACGCGACAGGCGGCTACCGCTTCGACCTGCTCCCGGCCGGCAAGTACAAGCTGCAGATCTCGTCCGCCGGATTCTCCACCGTGTTGCAAAACATCGAAATTCTGGTCGGCCAGACCGTCACTATCAACGTGGGGTTGAAGCCCGGGTCCACTACCCAGACGGTTGAAGTGAGCGCCGAGAGCGCCATCATCGATACGGCCAAGACCAGCGTCGGCGTCGAAATCACGCCCAGCGAAGTCCAGAACCTGCCCATGGTTGGACAGGACGCCGCGAACCTCGCCTACCTTGCCCCCGGCGTGAAGCAGACCGACTCTTATGACCCCACCAAGAACCGGTACGCGATCCTCTCGGTGAATGGCGACGGCGGCCGTAACGTGAACGTGACCGTGAACGGCGTCGACAACAAGGACAACACGGTCGGCGGCCCGGTCATGCAGCTTCCCCTCGAGGCCGTGCAGGAATATCACATCAGCACCCAGCGTTTCTCGGCTGAGAACGGCCGGTCTGAAGGCGCTGCCATCAACATCATCACCAAGAGTGGTTCGAACCAGTTCCACGGATCGGTCCTGGGCTTCTTCCGCGACACCAATCTGAACACCGACCAGAAGCAGCCCAACGGTGACGGTAAGACAACCACCTCCTCGCACCCCGATTACACCCGCCAGCAGTTCGGCGGCTCCATCGGCGGCCCGGTCAAAAAGGACAGGGCGTTCCTCTTCTTTGCGATCAACCGTGAGCGCGAGCACCAGAACCTCGCCGAAGACCCCAGTGCCTATGCGCAACTCGTCGCAGCCGCGCCCTTCTTCAATGCGGGCGGCACCAAGCTCGTTGATCCCGCGGCGGCCATTCCCCGCCCGTTCTTCGAGACCCGCTACAACGGCCGCGCCGACCTGATCATCAACCCGAAGAACAGCGCCTACCTCAGCTACTCCTCGCAGGCCAACAACAGCAACAACGACCAGTCGGACGGCACCGGCGATCTGAACAACGGTAACTTCACCGTCAATCACCTGCAGATTGCCAACTTCACCGTCAACTCCATCTTGAACGACACCACTGTCAACACCTTCACTTCAGGCTTCCAGTACTGGAACAATCTCATCGACAGCCACATCAGCTCACCGCTGGTGACGTTCCCGAACCCCGCTTCATTCGGCACGAACACGAACGTTCCCCAGCAGTCGTACCAGCGCAAGTGGCAGTTCAAGGATGACTTCTCCAAGGTGGTCGGCAAGCATACCTTCAAGGGCGGCTTTGACTACCTCTGGAACCCCGTCGAAGGTGGCTTCTTCGAGTTCAGCTCCACGCTGGAGATCGACTTCTCGGACAATCCCACGAATATCAACAACGCGTACGCAGATACCTTCTCCCACCCCGGCCTCGTCTCCGGCATGACCATCGCCAATGGCGACCCGACGTTCCAGGTCGCCACCAAGCAGCTCGGCTTCTATGGCCAGGATGACTGGAAGGTCACCCGCCACCTGGAGTTGAGCCTCGGCCTGCGCTGGGATAAAGACTTCAACATGATTGGCGGGTCGGATATCAAGAACAGCCGTACCTATAAGGACCTCAAGATCGTCAACAGCCCGATCTCTAATCCCTATGTCGACAGCGTCGCCCACGACGACAACCTCGACTTCAGCCCGCGCGTCGGCTTCGCCTGGGATATGAGCGGCAAGGGCAACCACGTGCTGCGCGGCGGCTATGGCATGTACTTTGGCAACGTGTTCCAGAACATCCCCTTGTTCATGGAGCAGATGTCCAATGCCACTGTTTTCCAGAGTGTGCTGAGCCTCACCAATTCCTGCCCGGTGGATGGAACGAAACCCTGCACGGGCGATCCGGTTCCTGGCACCACCAAGACCCTCGATCAGTGGCGCTATGGCATCGACCCCATGCCGACCATCCCGCCGCCCTCGACCGAGTTGGCATCCCGCAGCGTCGGCCGCCTGATGGATCCCCACTACCGTAACCCGGTGACCCAGGAGTTCAACTTCGGGTACACCTGGGCGATTAATCCGCGCACTGCCGTCGAAGCCGAATATGTGCACGTCCTCGGCCTCCACACCAACAAGACCATGAACATGGACCAGAAGATCCCGACGGGCACGGCCGCAGGCGATTGCTGCACGCGTCCGCTCGACCCTGCGTACGAGGCTTCGTCAATTCCCGAGCGCGTCCCCGCCAGCGTGCGTGTTGACTCCGCCATCGGCCGCGAGCACTACGACGGCATCAACTTCAGCTTCCGCGAGCAGATGGCCAACCGCTTCCAAGTCCAGGCGAACTACACCCTGGCATGGGCCTACGGTTACGGTTCAGGCGGCGGCTCGTTCCGCAACTATCCCAAGCTCTTCACGGCTCCGTTCGCAAGTTGGGAGTGGGGTCCGTCACCCAACGACGAGCGCAGCCACATCACCGTTTCCGGCGTGGTCAACCTGCCGTGGCGGTTTGACTTTGCTCCGATCCTCCAGTTCGGCACGGCGCGTCCGTTCGACCTGACCAACTCCTCCAATACCCTCAACACCGGCGGCGGCACTGGGGTCGGCGTGGTGGTGCCCAAGGCGACTCCGAAGGACTACTTCGCGTTCGCCGGAGACAATGCCGGCGCGCAGAACTGCTTCTACGGACTCGGCCAACAGGCGAGCTGCACGATCGTTCCCTACGATCCGCTGCGCGGGCAGGCGTTCTTCGAACTCGATACCCGCCTGGCCAAGAGCATCCTGATCAAGGAGCGGTACAACATCCAGCTCGTTGCCCAGGCGTTCAACCTCACCAATCGCGCCAACTATGGCAACAACTTCGGCAACAGCATCGGTTCGCCCGATACCTTCAACCACCCGGTGGGCTTTATCGGACCGTCGTCGACCATCATCCCGCGCTCCACGTGGGGCGAACTCGGCGCCCGCTTCAGCTTCTAA
- a CDS encoding hemerythrin domain-containing protein, with product MHKGIQIGAKPDAGFDDPLAMLKDCHRRIEHFLNIVCLVVDRAANRALSEEETAAVHAALNYFRVGGIRHNADEEQSLFPRMRAAGATDQAGAIDGLEHDHRDAAEMHDKVDALYSTWIATGSLTPAQHEELAAATGKLKQLYTEHIKLEEEVVFPRAAQMLNLETLAAMGEEFRARRA from the coding sequence ATGCACAAAGGTATTCAAATCGGAGCCAAGCCTGACGCGGGTTTCGACGACCCCCTCGCCATGCTGAAGGATTGCCACCGCCGCATCGAGCACTTCCTCAATATCGTCTGCCTGGTGGTCGATCGCGCCGCTAACCGCGCCCTCTCCGAGGAAGAGACAGCCGCCGTCCATGCCGCGCTCAACTACTTCCGCGTGGGCGGTATCCGCCACAACGCCGATGAAGAGCAGTCCCTATTCCCACGCATGCGCGCAGCTGGCGCAACCGATCAGGCCGGCGCAATCGACGGCCTCGAACACGATCATCGCGACGCAGCCGAAATGCACGACAAAGTCGACGCCCTCTACTCTACCTGGATCGCCACTGGCAGCCTCACACCAGCGCAACACGAAGAACTCGCCGCCGCAACCGGCAAGCTCAAGCAGCTCTACACCGAACACATCAAGCTGGAAGAGGAAGTAGTCTTCCCCCGCGCCGCCCAGATGCTCAACCTCGAAACCCTCGCAGCCATGGGCGAAGAATTCCGCGCGCGCCGCGCATAA
- a CDS encoding TIGR04053 family radical SAM/SPASM domain-containing protein, whose product MNPLVNTVDFNQRPFIAIWEVTQACDLACVHCRASAQPERHPMELSTYEGKQLINQIAALEVPVFVITGGDPIKRPDLFELIAHARKVGVRVSLTPSATPLLTRDVVFRLKEAGLARLAVSMDGASAATHDAFRGLSGSFARTLDAVRWANEAGLPVQINTTFSRRNIGEIDSIVALMEQLKITLWSVFFLVPTGRGKLNDLLTADEFEKVFAKVHQLSKKAGFDIKTTEAQHYRRYALQQKVADRKAGIATDAPARVEDAIGRAPRGLNDGKGFVFISHTGEVFPSGFLPLSAGTIRQESLADIYRNSPVFRALRDTSKLEGKCGACEFKEICGGSRARAYALTGNPHGEEPCCSYIPRGYTVPPPAVKTATSLHVLQGA is encoded by the coding sequence ATGAACCCGCTCGTCAACACCGTCGACTTCAACCAGCGCCCCTTCATTGCCATCTGGGAAGTGACCCAGGCCTGCGACCTCGCCTGCGTCCATTGCCGCGCGTCGGCGCAGCCCGAGCGCCACCCCATGGAACTCAGCACCTACGAAGGCAAGCAGCTCATCAACCAGATCGCAGCGCTCGAAGTCCCGGTGTTCGTCATCACCGGCGGCGACCCCATCAAGCGCCCTGACCTGTTTGAGCTCATCGCTCACGCGCGCAAAGTCGGCGTGCGGGTTTCGCTCACACCCAGCGCCACACCGCTGCTCACGCGCGACGTCGTATTCCGTTTGAAAGAAGCCGGCCTCGCGCGCCTCGCCGTCAGCATGGATGGAGCCAGCGCCGCCACCCACGATGCATTCCGCGGCCTCTCCGGTTCATTCGCTCGCACCCTCGACGCAGTCCGCTGGGCCAACGAAGCCGGCCTCCCCGTGCAGATCAACACCACCTTCAGCCGCCGCAACATCGGCGAAATCGACTCCATCGTCGCCCTCATGGAGCAGCTCAAAATCACCCTCTGGTCCGTCTTCTTTCTCGTGCCCACCGGCCGCGGCAAACTCAACGACCTGCTCACCGCCGACGAGTTCGAGAAAGTCTTCGCCAAAGTCCACCAGCTCTCCAAGAAAGCCGGCTTCGACATCAAGACGACCGAAGCGCAACACTATCGCCGCTACGCCCTTCAGCAAAAGGTGGCCGACCGCAAAGCCGGCATCGCCACGGATGCGCCTGCCCGCGTCGAAGACGCCATCGGCCGCGCACCACGCGGACTCAATGACGGCAAGGGCTTCGTTTTCATCTCGCACACGGGTGAAGTCTTCCCCAGCGGATTCCTCCCCCTCTCCGCAGGCACCATCCGCCAGGAATCACTCGCCGACATCTACCGCAACTCACCAGTCTTCCGCGCCCTTCGGGACACGTCCAAGCTCGAAGGCAAATGCGGCGCCTGCGAATTCAAGGAGATCTGCGGTGGTTCCCGCGCACGCGCCTACGCTCTCACCGGCAACCCCCACGGCGAGGAGCCCTGCTGCTCCTACATCCCCCGCGGCTACACCGTGCCGCCCCCCGCCGTGAAAACCGCCACCAGCCTGCACGTCCTGCAAGGCGCATGA
- a CDS encoding Crp/Fnr family transcriptional regulator has product MNAPRTDLAAVLAQTPLLSNLSQPEFQSLAARTVRKLFSSGELIFSEGEPCNGLHIIARGKVRIFKTSVNGREQVLALNGPGESVAELPVFDGGPFPASAMALEDTEMAFISRRDFHAYCMEHPEVSLKVLSVVGSRLRRLVGIIEELSFTTIRQRLISVLVKLAQSEGKKSPRGVEFLLPGTHQELANQLGTVRELISRNLMRLQAEGLIEVEARHIVVKDLKGLTAQLETT; this is encoded by the coding sequence GTGAATGCCCCCAGGACCGATCTTGCAGCAGTACTTGCCCAGACCCCTCTGCTCTCGAACCTTTCGCAGCCTGAGTTCCAGAGCCTTGCCGCGCGGACGGTGCGCAAGCTGTTCAGCTCGGGTGAGCTGATCTTCTCAGAAGGCGAGCCGTGCAACGGACTGCACATTATTGCGCGCGGGAAGGTGCGGATCTTCAAAACGTCAGTGAACGGACGCGAGCAGGTGCTGGCGCTGAACGGGCCGGGCGAGTCGGTGGCGGAGCTGCCGGTGTTTGATGGCGGCCCCTTCCCTGCCTCGGCGATGGCCCTGGAAGATACGGAGATGGCGTTTATTTCGCGCCGCGATTTTCATGCGTACTGCATGGAACATCCCGAGGTGTCGCTGAAGGTGCTGAGCGTAGTGGGTAGCCGCCTGCGACGGCTGGTGGGGATCATTGAGGAGCTTTCATTCACGACGATTCGGCAGCGGCTGATCTCGGTGTTGGTGAAGCTGGCGCAGAGCGAGGGGAAAAAGTCGCCGCGGGGAGTTGAGTTTCTGCTGCCGGGGACACACCAGGAGCTCGCGAATCAGCTTGGGACGGTGCGGGAACTGATCTCGCGCAACCTGATGCGTCTGCAGGCTGAAGGGCTGATTGAGGTAGAGGCGCGTCATATCGTAGTGAAGGATTTGAAAGGGCTGACGGCGCAACTGGAAACGACGTAG
- a CDS encoding DUF542 domain-containing protein, translated as MTTATQSIREIVSSQPTAAAVLQRFDIDVCAQANESLNEACAHLQLSIEQVMEKLEDGAGMQDGARRANPSEFTPSRLIQHIVRVHHKNVRQELPQLVEMAHAIADKHSERAPELRKVELLVAELHAEMCEHLRKEEHVLFPYIAQVDEAPLLAFRPPQQCFSQVGQPVFVMVQEHERALLMLTELRQLTNDFKPPVWACAGFAALYEGMRGFATNLEEHIRLENDVLFPQAIAMEAELMQPGLVQAGAQ; from the coding sequence ATGACCACGGCAACACAGTCCATTCGCGAGATCGTAAGTTCCCAACCCACAGCGGCAGCAGTTCTGCAGCGCTTCGACATTGATGTGTGTGCGCAGGCGAACGAGTCGCTGAACGAGGCGTGCGCGCATCTGCAGCTCTCGATTGAGCAGGTAATGGAGAAGCTGGAAGATGGAGCCGGCATGCAGGATGGGGCGAGGCGAGCGAATCCCAGCGAGTTCACGCCGAGCCGGCTGATACAGCACATTGTGCGCGTCCATCACAAGAACGTGCGGCAGGAGCTGCCTCAGCTCGTCGAGATGGCGCATGCGATTGCGGACAAGCACAGCGAGCGAGCGCCGGAGCTGCGGAAGGTGGAGCTGCTCGTAGCCGAGTTGCACGCGGAGATGTGCGAGCATCTGCGCAAGGAAGAACATGTGCTGTTTCCTTATATCGCGCAGGTGGATGAGGCTCCGCTGCTTGCGTTCCGGCCTCCGCAGCAGTGCTTCAGCCAGGTGGGGCAGCCAGTGTTCGTGATGGTGCAGGAACATGAACGCGCGCTCTTGATGCTCACCGAGTTGCGGCAGCTTACCAACGACTTCAAACCGCCGGTGTGGGCGTGCGCGGGTTTCGCGGCTCTTTATGAGGGCATGCGCGGTTTCGCGACGAATCTCGAGGAACACATACGGCTGGAGAATGATGTGCTGTTTCCGCAGGCGATTGCGATGGAAGCGGAATTGATGCAGCCCGGGCTGGTGCAGGCAGGTGCGCAATGA
- a CDS encoding multiheme c-type cytochrome has translation MSFRSVFIAVVAAFALIVAAFLINRARPRVETEQPTADFVRASGKCAECHARLQYSVVHEYEMSAHAKKGVNCLDCHQPAAGQEKMDHHGFTISKHLTAGNCRSCHEGIYQEFLRSRHAAPSWAAVFGAAGLTKEQVAFSEQFQPGGTNRAPNPLVTPEGHPAVNSGCEQCHAVGKPNDDGTIGTCTQCHSRHTSSVELARLPTTCAQCHMGPDHSQIEIYSESKHGIMFAAQRNLLKLDADPRTLTTRDMFVPTCATCHMSGINGLKVTHNPSDRLSWYLADKITTRRPNYQQAVINMKQVCTQCHTQGLIDRVYTQADAIVAQTNDKVKVAQDIMDGLHKDGTLSSAAFTQPIDFTFFNLWHYDGRTSKHGVFMGGADFVQWHGNYELFAKTVELKHQADALRKEHGRK, from the coding sequence ATGTCCTTTCGCTCTGTGTTCATCGCAGTTGTGGCAGCATTCGCACTGATCGTCGCGGCATTCCTCATCAACCGCGCCCGCCCCAGGGTTGAAACCGAGCAGCCCACCGCCGACTTCGTGCGCGCCTCTGGCAAGTGCGCCGAGTGCCACGCCCGCCTGCAATACTCCGTCGTCCATGAGTACGAGATGTCCGCGCACGCGAAGAAGGGCGTCAACTGCCTCGACTGTCACCAGCCCGCAGCGGGCCAGGAGAAGATGGACCACCACGGCTTCACCATCTCCAAGCACCTGACGGCAGGGAACTGCCGCTCATGTCACGAAGGCATATATCAGGAATTCCTGCGCAGCCGTCACGCCGCCCCCAGCTGGGCCGCTGTCTTCGGCGCCGCCGGACTCACCAAGGAACAAGTCGCATTCAGCGAGCAGTTCCAGCCCGGTGGAACCAACCGCGCGCCCAACCCGCTCGTCACGCCCGAAGGCCACCCCGCCGTCAACTCCGGGTGCGAGCAGTGCCACGCCGTCGGCAAGCCCAACGACGACGGCACCATCGGAACCTGCACCCAGTGCCACTCGCGCCACACCAGCTCCGTCGAACTGGCGCGCCTCCCAACCACCTGCGCTCAATGCCACATGGGCCCTGACCACTCGCAGATCGAGATCTACAGCGAATCCAAGCACGGCATCATGTTCGCCGCGCAGCGCAACCTGCTCAAGCTCGACGCCGACCCGCGCACCCTCACCACGCGAGACATGTTCGTGCCCACCTGCGCCACCTGCCACATGAGCGGCATCAACGGTCTGAAGGTCACGCACAATCCGTCTGACCGCCTCAGTTGGTATCTCGCTGACAAGATCACCACCCGTCGGCCCAACTACCAGCAGGCCGTGATCAATATGAAGCAGGTCTGCACGCAGTGCCACACCCAGGGCCTCATCGATCGCGTCTACACGCAGGCCGATGCCATCGTCGCCCAGACCAACGACAAGGTGAAAGTCGCGCAGGACATCATGGACGGCCTGCACAAGGACGGCACTCTCAGCAGCGCCGCCTTCACGCAACCCATCGACTTCACCTTCTTCAACCTCTGGCACTACGACGGCCGCACCAGCAAGCACGGAGTCTTCATGGGCGGAGCCGACTTCGTCCAGTGGCACGGCAACTACGAGCTGTTCGCCAAGACCGTCGAGCTCAAGCACCAGGCCGACGCGCTGAGGAAAGAGCATGGCCGCAAATAA
- a CDS encoding nitric-oxide reductase large subunit, with the protein MSYKRYWLALAVVILGSFAVLGTVGRKMISQAPPIPDVYSPDGQLLFTGAQITDGQGVWQSIGGQEIGTVWGHGAYVAPDWSADWLHRESEILLDTWAQRKGAANFAALSLEEQAGLKARLVREERTNTYDAAQNRVVISADRAAAFNKLAPYYADVFATGRKEYAIPQGALVDQAKQHQLAAFFWWSAWATTTERPGSDVSYTNNWPHEPLVGNNPTSGAVLWSMISVICLIAGVGGLVWWNSSREKEHVSGPYPTRDPFLGAKPTPSQRATIKYFVVVVILWGVQILMGVITAHYGVEGRGFYGFPLDKFLPYAITRTWHLQIAIFWIATSWLATGLYVGPAVSGHEPKFQRLGVNVLFGALVLVVGGSLAGEWMGIQQKLGNAWFWLGSQGYEYVDLGRLWQILLFVGLVLWLVLMVRSLKPAFTKNSEDKSLLSLFLVSSIAIPTFYAAGLMYGQRSHLVTAEYWRWWVVHLWVEGFFEVFATVVIAFLFTRLKLLEIRSATKAVMFSTIIFLSGGIIGTFHHLYFAGSGAAVIALGAVFSALEVAPLTLIGYEAWENLRLAKPTEKAPWVANYKWPIYFFVAVAFWNLVGAGVFGFLINPPVALYYMQGLNLTPVHGHTALFGVYGMLGLGLTLFCLRVLQPGRKWKEGVLKYSFWSINLGLIFMVVLSMFPIGILQAEASIKYGTWYARSAEFMQSGPMQVLRWMRVPGDVLFAVGAALLGWFVLGLLTGHSYEPESRKAAEDREAVLTAL; encoded by the coding sequence ATGAGTTATAAGCGTTATTGGCTGGCGCTGGCCGTCGTCATATTAGGTTCTTTCGCCGTCCTGGGAACGGTGGGGCGGAAGATGATCAGTCAGGCACCGCCCATCCCCGATGTATATTCCCCGGATGGCCAACTGCTCTTTACCGGAGCGCAAATTACCGATGGGCAGGGCGTGTGGCAGTCGATCGGTGGGCAGGAGATCGGCACGGTCTGGGGGCACGGCGCTTATGTCGCTCCCGACTGGAGCGCCGACTGGCTGCACCGCGAGTCGGAGATTCTTCTGGACACGTGGGCGCAGCGCAAGGGCGCAGCGAACTTTGCGGCGCTGAGCCTGGAAGAGCAGGCTGGGCTGAAGGCCCGGCTGGTGCGCGAAGAGCGCACCAACACTTACGATGCGGCGCAGAATCGGGTAGTGATCTCGGCCGATCGCGCGGCGGCGTTCAACAAGCTGGCTCCGTATTACGCGGATGTATTCGCGACGGGTCGCAAGGAATACGCGATTCCGCAAGGCGCGCTGGTGGATCAAGCGAAGCAGCATCAGCTTGCCGCGTTCTTCTGGTGGAGCGCGTGGGCGACGACGACGGAACGGCCGGGATCGGATGTGTCGTATACAAACAACTGGCCGCACGAGCCGCTGGTTGGGAACAATCCGACATCAGGCGCGGTGTTGTGGAGCATGATCAGCGTGATCTGCCTGATTGCAGGCGTTGGCGGGCTGGTGTGGTGGAACTCGTCACGCGAGAAGGAGCATGTGAGCGGGCCGTATCCGACACGCGATCCGTTCCTGGGCGCGAAGCCTACGCCATCGCAGCGAGCGACGATCAAGTACTTCGTGGTGGTGGTGATCCTGTGGGGCGTGCAGATCCTGATGGGCGTGATCACGGCGCACTACGGTGTCGAGGGACGCGGCTTCTACGGCTTCCCTCTCGATAAGTTCCTGCCTTATGCGATCACGCGCACGTGGCATCTGCAGATCGCCATCTTCTGGATTGCGACGTCGTGGCTTGCGACTGGTTTGTATGTCGGGCCGGCGGTGAGCGGACACGAGCCGAAGTTCCAGCGGCTGGGCGTGAATGTGCTGTTCGGCGCGCTGGTGCTGGTGGTGGGCGGATCGCTCGCGGGCGAGTGGATGGGCATTCAGCAGAAACTGGGCAACGCGTGGTTCTGGCTGGGATCGCAGGGATATGAGTATGTCGACCTGGGCCGGTTGTGGCAGATTCTGCTGTTCGTCGGATTAGTGCTCTGGCTGGTGCTGATGGTGCGGTCGCTGAAGCCCGCATTCACGAAGAACAGCGAAGACAAGTCGCTGCTGTCGCTGTTCCTGGTGTCGAGCATTGCGATTCCGACGTTCTACGCGGCGGGGCTGATGTATGGACAGCGCAGCCACCTGGTCACGGCTGAATACTGGCGCTGGTGGGTGGTTCACCTCTGGGTGGAAGGCTTCTTCGAAGTGTTCGCGACGGTGGTGATTGCGTTCCTATTCACGCGGCTGAAGCTGCTGGAGATTCGCAGCGCCACGAAGGCGGTGATGTTCTCAACGATCATCTTCCTTTCGGGCGGCATCATCGGCACGTTCCATCACCTCTACTTTGCGGGCTCGGGTGCGGCAGTGATCGCACTGGGCGCGGTGTTCAGCGCGCTGGAAGTGGCGCCGCTGACGCTGATTGGCTACGAGGCATGGGAGAACCTGCGGCTGGCGAAACCGACGGAGAAGGCGCCGTGGGTTGCGAACTACAAGTGGCCCATCTACTTCTTCGTGGCAGTGGCGTTCTGGAACCTGGTGGGCGCGGGCGTGTTCGGCTTCCTGATCAACCCGCCGGTGGCGCTCTACTACATGCAGGGGCTGAATCTGACTCCTGTGCACGGACACACGGCGCTATTCGGCGTGTACGGCATGCTGGGACTGGGATTGACACTGTTCTGCCTGCGGGTGCTGCAGCCGGGACGCAAGTGGAAGGAAGGCGTGCTCAAGTACTCGTTCTGGTCGATCAACCTGGGCCTGATTTTCATGGTGGTGCTTAGCATGTTCCCGATCGGCATTCTGCAGGCCGAGGCGTCGATCAAGTACGGCACGTGGTATGCGCGGTCGGCTGAGTTCATGCAGTCCGGGCCGATGCAGGTTCTGCGCTGGATGCGCGTACCGGGGGATGTGCTGTTCGCCGTGGGTGCGGCGCTGCTGGGTTGGTTTGTGCTGGGGCTGCTGACTGGGCACTCGTACGAGCCTGAGTCACGCAAAGCGGCGGAAGATCGCGAAGCGGTTTTGACGGCACTGTAG
- a CDS encoding bifunctional 5,10-methylenetetrahydrofolate dehydrogenase/5,10-methenyltetrahydrofolate cyclohydrolase has product MPKVLDGATIAAEIKQDVAEEVKALAARGVKPGLAVVQVGHVPASEIYVRNKVQTSKELGFLSEHITPAETVTTEEMLALIATLNAREDIDGILVQLPLPKQVDAKVLLDAIAPEKDVDGFHPVNAGRLQAGRQALAPCTPAGVIEILKRSGIPISGANAVVVGRSDIVGKPAAMLLLHENATVTICHSKTRDLGAVTRQADILVAAIGRPGFITPDMVKPGATIIDVGINRIDTREEFDKFFKGNDKREAAFAKRGSVLVGDVHPAAFEVSGAYTPVPGGVGLLTIAMLMANTVRAAKIRRGM; this is encoded by the coding sequence ATGCCGAAGGTTCTTGATGGCGCAACGATCGCAGCGGAAATCAAGCAGGACGTTGCAGAAGAAGTGAAGGCGCTGGCAGCGCGCGGAGTGAAGCCGGGGCTGGCTGTGGTGCAGGTGGGACACGTGCCGGCGTCAGAGATTTATGTCCGCAACAAGGTGCAGACGAGCAAGGAACTCGGCTTTCTGAGCGAGCATATTACGCCAGCGGAGACGGTGACGACCGAGGAGATGCTGGCGTTGATCGCCACGCTGAATGCGCGCGAAGATATCGACGGCATCCTGGTGCAGTTGCCGCTGCCGAAGCAGGTGGACGCGAAGGTTCTGCTGGATGCGATTGCGCCGGAGAAGGATGTGGATGGGTTTCATCCAGTGAATGCGGGAAGGCTGCAGGCGGGCAGGCAGGCGCTTGCGCCATGCACGCCGGCGGGCGTGATTGAGATTTTGAAGCGCAGCGGGATTCCGATCAGTGGCGCGAACGCGGTGGTGGTGGGACGCAGCGATATCGTGGGCAAGCCCGCGGCGATGCTGCTGCTGCATGAGAATGCGACTGTGACGATTTGCCATTCGAAGACGCGCGACCTGGGCGCGGTGACTCGGCAAGCGGACATTCTGGTTGCGGCGATCGGGCGCCCGGGGTTCATCACGCCTGACATGGTGAAGCCGGGCGCGACGATTATCGATGTGGGGATCAATCGCATCGACACGCGCGAGGAGTTCGACAAGTTTTTCAAAGGGAACGATAAGCGCGAGGCAGCGTTTGCCAAGCGCGGATCGGTGCTTGTGGGCGATGTGCATCCGGCGGCCTTTGAGGTGTCGGGCGCATATACGCCGGTGCCCGGCGGCGTGGGTCTGCTGACGATCGCGATGCTGATGGCGAATACGGTGCGCGCGGCTAAGATACGGCGGGGGATGTAA